ATGAAGCCTACTTCCCCGAATAAGCAATCAGTCTTggtaccagttaggctggggaacaacagCTCCGTCATTACATTTGACTATAAAGATAAACAGGGCACACTGGGCTACTCCCCCAAATAAGCTCACATCATAAACTttgtgccagttaggctggggaacatcgATTCCGACATAACATTTAACCGAAATATAAACAGGCCATCTTGGCCTACATCCCCATATAAGCTCTCAAGCTTTATGCCAGTTACgctgccagttaggctggggaacaacaATTCCGACATAACATTAAACCATAATATAAACAGACTTTCTTGGCCTACATCCCCTTATAAGCTCTCAAGCTTTGTGTTAGTTAAGCTGCGAGTTAGAGCGGGGATCATTAATTCCGAGGTACAATATaagtaaaatacaatataaacctaaagtacaaaacgcaagaagaaaaggaacaaaGGGCAACCGCTAACAAGTCAAATGCGGTTtgaacggaggccagaaaaaaaccTGCTAAAGAAAACCCCTGTGGGGAAAAATatgcaggaaatctgggtaggaaccaaggTTCCAGCTCCAAACGACGAGAAGCCCATCCTTCGAAggctttacaaaaaagaaattagaacAGCCGATCCTACCAGACTGAATGCATGGTACCTaggaaagaaagaactaaacaaagaaaaattaaacgagcgagAGAACTCGGTTGGTTCTGAAGCCTAGATGACAACCATGTGTTATACATGGTCTTATATACCCTTACATCGTTACCCATGATGCCCCGGCCTGGAGCCCAGGCCCTTGTTGTAtctcgtgccgacaaaatatatatttcagccttgttcgctagctcactcgtcagaaataatatttgtCATGCATTCCAAACCTTCTTCCCTTTCCGTTTACTTTCattaatgaaaaaagaaaggatgtAAGTGATTGTAGGACTGCATGGATTACTAAACTATTAAATGTCAAGCTTAGTACGAAACCCCGGTCACGTAaagacatcgtaaagaaagcgttaagatcctgtttacggtCCTTTACGACCACCTTTCCATTTCcgtaaagaaggtctttacgcattgttttcggtagcccgtaaaACTATCAACCGATCGAGAAAATGCATACTCGAGGCGAGTCTTACCCTCAATCAATCAACAGATGCAGCTTCCACTAAATAATGTCCTTGTAATGATTTATTACAGTAGACCGTTGAAGGCAATTGAAGTACTTGAAATAACTGAAATCGCTACAATCATTTCTTAAGTAGAAAACCTAATAGCCAAACGGTGATGAATCTAATTTCAAGTAAgtaacaatatttacaaacgacTTAATGATTTAATACAACTGACAGAAGGCAACGCACTTTAAAAAACTGAAATCGCTACAATAAGTATATAGTCAAAAAGCGATGAAACCAATTTCAAGtaaataatatttacaaaatgaTTTAAAGGATTGAAGGTTTCGAAGGAAAGTAAAgggaatttattttaaaatgcaGGTCTCTAGGATCTGGGACCGTTCATGTATGAGCACAACTTAAGTAAGCGGAGAGCAGAAATTTCATTATTACTAAATTCGTCCCAGTGGGTAAAAAGCCGAGCCTGTAGCATACGGTATTTGCGCCTCTGTATACGTGACAGTTTACCCTCAGATATGAAGCGGATTTGTATTGTCACCAGCCTGGCTTCTTGGTGAAGAAGGTCAACCAGAAGGTAAAATGGAATTTGGGTTTTTCCATTAGCTCGTCTGTTGATGCTGTGGTGCCACCCTTCTGTATCATTGTTCGTTCTGACAGGAACCATAAAGATAGACCAACAGGAAGGAGGCCACATGGTGGTGAAAACCCATGTATCTGCCACATACTGAACAAGCTGTTGTAGAAGAGGCGTCGTTGCCTGGACTCTGAGTCGTTGGAAGATGGGTACGATGTTCGCCTCCGGCAGGTAGGGAAGTGTCATTATTTTCCTCATGTACTTGTAAATGGAATCGTCCGATCGATACGAATGTTCTAGACCAAGTGCTTGAGCCTATCAGTAAAAGAAGCAGGTAATTATATCAGATACAAGTATTCTTTTGATTTtccttgg
This window of the Acropora muricata isolate sample 2 chromosome 14, ASM3666990v1, whole genome shotgun sequence genome carries:
- the LOC136899337 gene encoding uncharacterized protein; translation: MRQQLRPEDPSDLNFGLDEDYIPSNFMQADVHVRNKRHLVFATSQQLDHLCRAKTWYVDGTFKLCRPPFTQLFSVNAFVKSGDLAKQVPLLFVLMSGKKKRDYREVLRKVLALLPSSPAVTKTVLDFESALWTVFRQVMPDVSLQGCLFHWTQALWRKAQALGLEHSYRSDDSIYKYMRKIMTLPYLPEANIVPIFQRLRVQATTPLLQQLVQYVADTWVFTTMWPPSCWSIFMVPVRTNNDTEGWHHSINRRANGKTQIPFYLLVDLLHQEARLVTIQIRFISEGKLSRIQRRKYRMLQARLFTHWDEFSNNEISALRLLKLCSYMNGPRS